The genomic DNA GTCCATCACTGCCCCTTCTCTCCTGCCAAGCGACTGTCTGGCACCTCCCCCAGCTGCTTCCGCACCCCTTAGGGACTGGATCTGTGCTACCTATAACAAAGGCCCTTGACTCTGAGCTAGGCatcttgtcccctgactccccACAATCACATGGACAGCACTCCCAGCACCTCACTAGGAGGTGGCTGAGCAGAGGTGGGCACTTGCTGAGACATCTTCCTTACATCCCTGCTCCTCTGAAGGTGGGTGAGAGGGCCAGAGTCCTGTTTTGCTATGTGCCATGTGTTGGAGTGAACTGAGTGCCGGGAGGCAGATGCCCTTGGTTCATGGCATAGCTGCATTCACATTAACATcagcctggccctgcctgccAAGGCAGGAAAGGGAGCATATTCACTTCTCAGCTGAGGCTGACAACTGAGGTGGTGCTTTCAGTGTCATGGGGGCAGCTGGGTATTGGATGGAGATGCACCATAACCTCATCATACAGCCACTGCTGGCACAGCTGGGATCCCATCCAGGGACCTCCAGGTAAGTTGCTCTCTGCCCCGCTTGGCCAACCTGTCTGAGCAAAGGAGACAGAAGCTCCTTTACAGGGAGGAAACCCAAGCTCATGtactcttccttccttccttctgtctGCAGTTAGGTGCTTCCTTTCCACCTTAAATCTTCTTttcatttcccttcccttcccttcccttcccttccctcccctttctttctttctttctttctttctttctttctttctttctttctttctttctttctttcttgaaattGTTAACATTGCTGATTTCAATTCCATTTTTGATTTTCTGTCATGAAAATTGAAACAACAAATGTGCTGAATGATACTTTGAAATggcatgtttcattttgaatccACATTTTCAGCCAGCAGTTGATTCCAAATGAAATCTCTTGATTTCCATTGATACtcccttaaacacacacacaaatccttcAACAAATCTGCACGATTGCGTCAACATTTCAACTTTGTATTGTGAtaggaaatgttgaaatgttttgttttgacctttCTGAATTGAAAACTTTCTGAGCTTTTCCTTTTCAATTTTCATCCCAATTCATGATGGAAGCTATTGTTGACATTTTGGAATTTTCCATGGGATGGAAATCCCATTTTCTGAGCAGCTCTACATCTGGGTTTTTCTTCTGTGTCCTAGACAATCACCAGGCAGCACTAGGGCCTGGCTGAACAGCTGAGAGATAAGAGgaatttcattgattttaaacACTGGGAACAACAGCTCTGAGCAGAGAGTATTATACTcttgtccatcctgtgcactgaataaagcAGGAAAATATagtttgtgatcatgtaattacagTGTATCATAATATCAATGCCTAAGaattgtttgcagtattgttATAGTTGTATTAGTCCaaggagctgaagaagagctctgtgtagcttgaaagcttgtctctttgagcaacagaagttagtccaataaaagttatcagctcacccaccttgcctttcTAATGCAGAGAGGACAGGACAGAAGGAACCACACTATATTTTTATTACGAAATTAGAAAGATGCAAAATTAACATGACaaattaaatgatttaaaaactgtctaggtctcaaagggtatgtctaaatTGCAATCAGATATCCCAATTGCAGTGTAGCAATACCCAAACTGTATGCAAACGGGGAATCATTATTGAGAGGGTGTGATTCTACACCAGGAGTGTAGTTTGGAGAAGACAGGGGGAGCATTGCCCCCCCcaactgcaagccttgggcatACACAGAATCACCCACCCCCGACATGGTCCGATTGGAAATCAAACTACGCCtatgggtcccacagggatccgtTTTTGGCCCTACATTTTGGCCCTgggttgcttggtaaactgggcaaaagcaaacaatacacattttaatacagctaaatgtaaatgcacacatctaggaacaaagaatgtatgcCATACTCACAGGATGGGggcctctatcctgggaagcagtgacttagaaaaaaagatttggaggggtcatggtggataatcagctgaacatgagttcccagtgcaacactgtggggggggcgggggggaagagctATTGCTATCCTGAAATGCTTAAACATGGGAACCTAGAGCAGGAGAGGAGAGGTTATATAACCTGTGAATTTGGCAAGGGtgctactgctgctggaatcTTGTCTCCAGTtcatgtccacaattcaaggaggatgttgctATATTAAAGAGGATTGAaggaagagccacgagaatgattaaaggattagaaaacctgccttatagtgatagatttaaggagctcaagctgtttagtttaataaagagaagggCAAGGGAAAACTTGAtctcagtctataagtacctacactgggaacaaatatttcacaaTTGGCTCTTCAAACGCACAGACAAAGGTATGATAACAcaatgcaatggctggaagttgaaattagacaaattcagactggaaataaggtgtaggGTTTTTTAACAATTAGggcaattaactattggaacaatttatcaagggtcatggtggatttgccatctctggaaattttaaaatcaagattggattttttttgttttttagggtTTCTGAAAGATATGTTCTAGCTCAAAGAGGGACTATTTTGAGGctattctctggcctgtgttacacaggaggtcagactagatgatcagaatggtccctttttgacttggaatctatgaatcaataaaTGAGTAAGAAATGTTACATGAGCAACCTACATTCTGGCATTTCTGAAATTTTAAGTGCTTGGCTTTAAAACACAAAGAATTTTCTTTTAGCAAAGAATGTTATTCTATATAATTGTAAATATATCTTTTAAATGACTAGAGCTGATCAGacttttttctgttctttttgtttgtttctttgtttttgtttgtttttgtttttggcgGGGGGTGAAAACTTGAGGTTTTTGTCAagaaacaaaagatttttttttctttttggccaATTCAAACACAAACAGTCACTAACAAACCAAAAAACGGCCAAAAACTGCTAAAAAGAACCACAGACAAAAATATCAGaaacttgaaatatttttggtttcCAGTTTTCtagcctaattttaaaaaaaaatattggaaagaAAACCCttcccacattaaaaaaaaaatcagaaacccAATTATCTctctaaaaaaaagagagatttgaTGACTAATTTTCAACCAGTCTTAAAAGTGACAGATTATGAAACTTAAAAAGTCGCCTACAATGAAATCACCAAAGGTGAATGATTTTGCTAATCTCAAAaatcagtaattttttttctggagggtgccccccccccccccaaatccataCACCTTCTACATTTCAAATTTTAGAAGGGGCCAATTTGTAATCACTCAATTTACAATCTGGACTAGAAAATGAGAGAATCTGAAAATTCAGTCTTTATTTATCAATTACATGCTGTGTATTTGGGGAGATTACGCTAtattcttcacacagtgcaaaACTCCAtgttttaagtttcagagtaacagccgtgttagtctgtatccgcaaaaagaagaacaggagtacttgtggcaccttagagactaacaaatttattagagcataagcttttgtggactacagcccacttctccggATGCAAatataaaggtgccacaagtactcctgttcttcttttcatgttTTAAGTGAAAATCTGAATGCTACCATGAgtatagatagggtgaccagatatagtgattttacagggacagtcccgattttggggtctttttcttatataggctcctattaccccccaccccctgtcccaatttttcacacttgctgtctggtcaccctaagtatagATGTTCTACCACCAACTCCATAAGTCTATTTATACATTCAatgccagatccccagctggcatcaatTGGCAgtagcaccattgaagtcaatgggtcagaTTCACCCCTGGTGTGAATTGGCAGCACTCCATTCAGTTAAGTGTGACCATCTATATTGCAGATCTGCATATGGGTAAGCCAGTAGACCTTGCAGCCATGCACCTGCAAGCACAGTCTATCCCTTGGTGTGTAAGTTACCTCAGTGGAGGCTCCATTCTCCTCCCATTCTCAGAAtgaagaggggtaactagtggtgttccccaagggtctgtcctaggaccaatcctattcaacttattcataaatgatctggagaaaggggtaaaaagtgaggtggtgacgtttgcagatgatattaaactgctcaagatagttagaaccaaagcagactgtgaagaacttcaaaaagatctcacaaaattaagtgattgggcaacaaaatggcaaatgaaatgtaatgtggataaatgtgaagtaatgcacattggaaaaaataaccccaactatacatacaatatgatgggggcaaatttagctacaacaaatcaggaaaaagatcttggagtcatcatggatagttctctgaagacgtccacgcagtgtgcagcggcagtcaaaaaagcaaacaggatgttaggaatcattaaaaaggggataaagaataagactgagaatatattattgcccttatataaattgatggtacgcccacatcttgaatactgcatacagatgtggtctcctcatctcaaaaaagatatactggcactagaaaaggttcagagaagggcaactaaaatgattactcatatggaacgggtcccatatgaggagagattaaagatgctaggacttttcagcttggaaaagaggagactaagggagaaTATGATAAAGGAATATAAAGTCAcgagtggtgtggaaaaagtggataaggaaaagttatttacttattcccataatacaagaactaggggccaccaaatgaaattaatgggcagcaggtttaaaacaaataaagggaagttcttcttcacacagcgcacagtcaacttgtggaactccttgcctgaggaggttgtgaaggctaggactataacagagtttaaaagagaactgaataaattcatggaggttaagtccattaatggctattagacaggctggataaggaatggtgtccctagcctctgtttggagctggatggcaggagagagatcacttaatctgttaggttcactccctctggggcagctggcattggccactgtagggagacaggatactgggctagatggatctttggtctgacccagtacggctgttcttatgttcttatgttctaatgttcCTTCCCCATAATGAGGCTCCTCCTTGCCTGGCCCAAATGTCTCGGCTCAGCGCACTGTGCTATTGCATGCTCATTCACAGTGGCCGCTAtaatctcctcctctctctccatcctgTGTGTGCTACAGGGATCCACACTGATGGGATGGAGCATGGGAATCTCACACGGGTGACGGAATTCATGCTGCTGGGGCTACCCCAGGCCCACAAGCTCCAGctctttctcttcttcctctttctgCTCTTCTACATAGTCATCCTCCCAGGCAATgtcctcatcatcctcaccatcCGGAGTGACCCCCACCTGGGCTCCCCCATGTACTTCCTGCTGGCCAACCTGGCCTTCCTGGACATTTGCTACTGCTCTGTTACCCCCCCAAAGATGCTAGTTGACTTCTTCTCCCGCCACAAGGCCATATCCTACAGGGGCTGCATGGCCCAGATCTTCTTCATCCACTTCCTGGGGGCAGCTGAGATCTTCCTGCTGATGATTATGGCCTATGATCGTTATGTGGCCATCTGTAAACCTCTGCACTATGCCAGCATTGTGAGCAGGGGGGTCTGCTGTGCCCTGGTGGGGGCTGCCTGGATGGGGGGCTTCATGCACTCCATAGTCCAGGTGGCTCTGACCATCAGGTTGCCCTTCTGCGGCCCCAATGAGCTGGATAACTTCTTCTGCGATGTGCCCCAGGTGATCAAGCTGGCCTGCACCGACACCTACGTGATGGAGATGCTGATGTTCTCCAACAGCGGCTTGGTCACCTTGGTGTGCtttgtcctcctcctcatctcctaCACCATTCTGCTGGTCAAGCTCAGGATTCAGTCCCTCTGCAAGAAGAACAAAGCGGCCTCCACCTGTGTCACCCACATCATCGTGGTCATCATCATGTTCGTCCCAGCCCTCTACATCTATGCCCGCCCCTTCCGCAGCTTCCCCCAGGACAAGGTGGTGTCCGTGTTCCACACCGTGGTCTTCCCACTACTGAACCCCATGATCTACACACTCAGGAACAAGGAGATCATCTGCTCCATGAAGAGACTGATGATCAGATACAGCTATTGGGGTGGGAAGTAAATGGAAGCCAGAATAAAGAAGTTTCAAACTGTGATATACATTTCTATGTGCGGGGCTCCATTTTGCTTTTAGATACACTGGAGAAACTCTGTAGTTATGCTGTAGTATCTATTGAGCAACTTGAATCTGTTAAATAACTTTATAGTAAATCTGTAGTATCTATGGAATATGTCTGTAGTATATATTGAAATCCCTGTACAGTTTGTTGAGTAATTAGTAAATCTGTAGCATCTATATAGTAACTGGCATGAGTAGGTCTACAGTAGCTGTGGAGGGAGCCTGTGGTTAAATGCAGTCACTCTATAGAGTGTATGGATTTACTCCGTACTTTCTATGGACTAACTATATCATGAATGTATAATATCAATAGAGGATCTGTGGAATATCTATGGAGTAACTCCGGAGTTTACACTGCTATAACTGAGAGAATAAATTAGCTCATTCTATTTTATATCTGAATATGGTGCCAGTCCTGGTTAATAATACTTAATACTCAGGAGATGATCATCACTTGTATTAGTTGTGTTAAAACATGGAAGGAATTTTGGTCATGGGTCAATTGTCTAGAGCTAAATTCATGCCACTTAAAGCCTGCAGGGTTAATTATTGTCTTTATTTATATTTCACaaaaacagtgaggagtccggtggcaccttaaagactaacagatttatttgagcataagcttttgtgggtaaaaaacccacttcttcaggtgcacggagtgaaaattacagatacaggcaaaaatgtatattggcacatgaagaaaaGGGGTGTTACCTTACAAGtagagaaccaatgttgaaggccaatttagtcagagtggatgttgtccactcccaataattgatgaggaggtgtcaataccaagagagggaaaattgcttttgtagtgagccagccactcccagtccctattcaagcccaaattgatggtgttaagtttgcaaaaggattgtagctcagcagtttctccttgaagtctgtttttgaagttattttgttgaagaatggctacttttaaatctgttgttgagtggccaggaagattgaagtgttctcctactgacaTTTGTaggttaccattcctgatgtctgatttgtgtccatttatccttttacatttatccttttacatacatttggccaatgtacatggcagaggggcattgctggcacatgatgacatatatcacattagtagatatgcaggtgaatgagcccctgatgatgtggctggtgtggttgggtcctatgatggtgtcgctagagtagatatagggacagagaaggcaatggGTTTTGTTacaggattggttcctgggttagtgtttcagtggcgtggtgtgtagttgctggtgagtatttgcttcaggttgggcggctgtctgtaagcgaggattggcctgcctcccaaggcctgtaagattgagggatcattttccaggataggttgtagatcgttgatgatgtgctggagaggttttagcttgGGGCTGtaagtgatggccagtggtgttctgttattttccttgttgggcctatcctgtagtaggtgacttctgggtgtCATCAGACGGccaccagtgtggtgctctgctctgttcaatgttgatatcagtCAGCTGCCtgcgtgtgttccctctatgTGCTACCCTGGCTCTGCAGGTcgttggcacagcagaccttgagagaacccccaataaccacagactcCGATGAAGTACGAAGGCACccgggccaggtttattgtcaaagagaaacacagtctctagctccccggaTTAGATATCCAAGGTTCTGCTAactagtacatatgtgctccctggcaatggaccggctcagtcagtggcgggactttccactgcccctaggccagacaaagacaccgcCCCAGGGATgaattcttatacacaggtacaaacaagttacacatcactcctgacgtattgaggtgcaacccttCTACGTAGCAAGGTCCAACCCCTCTATGCAATAAGGTGCTGCCTCTcatcttgtacatgttggttcgaacaaaacaactctatccatcatattaccctttggaccctgtctttaggatgggtcagccttTTCCTTGTTATCagtgtggaatgtgcaagtatcAGAGTGTTCTGGTACCATATGTTTATATCTCTAGTAACCAATACATTGTAGGTATATgtttatgcaacatcagccctttccttgcaaGCTTCTGTAAACAggacctgcctctggctcacagcttaactttgctttatgttagcaaagtcttgaccactactttagttcaggcattaggcctcataccgggcctctgataccaaggtttacaTCTCAGGGCCTCATTCCGGGCCTCCTCTTACtgcattcccccactttttgtctttttatggggaggatgtttacccatcaTCCCGGAAAAGCATAATGTATGGACTAAAGATAACACAGTGGACTAAACACTGTTTTGTGGTTATCTTATTTTACCATTCATTCACTCATGCCCCATCTGTCTttttagtctgcacattcccaCGTATGATTGATagacagattttattttccaattatttttttagTCCCTTATGatgggcctgggaatgttagtCCCAGGACCTTAAGTAGGGGTGCGGGGTCTGTGAACGGTATGAGATGGCCTGTCTTTTTATTTCACTGAGGGCTTCATAAGGATAAAATAAATATCCCAAATATCTAAATATCTGAATATATGGATATAAGTaaggtaatatatatatatgatatatatGTGATATAAGTAAGGGCACATATGTAAGCTATACATCTGACTGTTTGTTGGTTATGGAAGGGATGTATATATGTTGTATCACAGTGCGGGTTATTAAGGGATGAATATGCATTTTGACACACACATGCCTCAACTCCTCACTCCCTAAAATGATTATTTGGGTGCACCACAGCAGTGTTGATCACCATTTCCATCCCCTTATTCACTCAACGTTGTAGCTTAGCTTTCCTCGTTTGACGGGCCATATAATAGCACATTCCTAGTAGAACAACAACTGTTAGTGCCTGGATTCCCGTTAGAATTATGCTTATGGTGCGGACCACTGGATGTAAAGTCACATCCTCTGGAATCGCCCACCACGGTGTTTCCACCTCTCTTTGCACATTCTCTATTTCATTTATTTGCTGTTGGATCAATTGGGTTATTGGTATTAGGGATTCTTTAGTTCTTGTCACCAATTCATGTATATCTAGCTGCAAGAGTTTCACTGAAGGGAAACAATTCAATTAATAAATCCTGTAAGCGTTCATGTGGAATGATCATTTCAGTGAGAGCATTACCCTTGCTTGTTGGCCAGAAGGCATGGGCCCCTATTTGAATGGTGTCGGTAACAGGCACACAGAACCCAGCCTCACTTGTGGGGCAGATGTTGCCATTTATGGAAAAAATATGATAACCTATAGCACAGGCCATGTCGTGAATGCGTACTACCTCATAAACCAATTCCTTTTGCACCAGTCACGCCCAGACTTTTCTCATGTCATTAATGTCAGTTGTGGCATACCACTCACACAGCCACCATCCATTATGTTTTGTGCAACAGACTTGATTAATTTCCAAGCCAGTTTCAGTTACCAGGTGAACAGTGGGGTAATGCTGTACATATGTCTTGTTTAAAAGCGTTCCCACACTATTTGTGTAATATACCTTGACTGGCTCTTGCACCCATCTGGGACCGTCATCATGAGGTACATGCTTTTACCGTCCTCTTGGTCCAGTCGCGGAATCCTATCCAATTTAGCAATTATAAAAAGATAGGCACCATATGGTTTATGCCCTGTTGTTGTATCTGGTTTAAGATGGCTGTGTAGTCTAGTATCCATGGCCAATTCTGTAATTGCAACTGCAGCAAACTTTGCTGTACTATCATAATTACCCTATTGCCAAAGGCCATGGAAGCATCTGCCAATGAAATGTCATTGTTTTGTATGCTGTTGATGAGGGACAAAATGGTAGCATTCAGGTGGCTAAACCCTTGAGCGATTACATGCATATTATCAATAGTGATCGCATGCTGATCCAGTAATAGACTGCTAATACCTCCTCCTGTTTTAACTGCCTTGCCTATTCCATTCACCACgatatttatttttgaattaaGATTCTCAATATATGCTGAGTTCCATAGGGACATGCCAAGGCTGGAGCCTCCCCATGCTGTTCCTAACAAATCCCTTCTATCTCTATCATATTCTGGGGTAATTTGAGAACCATTCAAAAATTGTAATTGCTTTTACACTTCTGCATTAAACCAATCTTTATAGTGTTCAGGGCACTGATGTGGTATGGTCATACTGGCAAACTCAAGTTTTAGTGGCACATAGATCCATCCTACATTTTCTACCATATATTCTGCAGTAGGGTGTAGGAAGATTCCTGAGGTAGGCCATGGTTGTATGATGGGACACTCACTCCTTGGGATAGTGTCAGTGTgtggagggatgggaggaggtggtgttggggctgttgttgttgttggacaGGCATCTGTACAGACCTGCACATGGTAGATACATTTCCTGGTGCTCGGATTATAGACCAAGTCCCCATGTATATTTCTGTATACTTTAGTTGGACGTTTCAAATGCGAATAGGTGCACTCCATTTATCCTGCAAGTCAGTAAACTCCACCCTGTTTGTCCAATCTCCATATGTCTTTATACTACTTTCTATGTAACTAATTACTGTGTCTACTGCTCGAAACCAGTCCAAGTATACTGTATCAGTCTTGAGCTTGTGTGCTTGGACGATGCATGCCACAGTGAGATCCTCCCCCACCACTACTGTGAGATATCGCTCCATTATTTGTTTTGGTGCCACCAGAGCACCTCCATTTCCGGAGTGGCTCGTTTCCTTTCCTTACTTTGTATATGTTCCTGTTCCTGTGGCACGCTCCCGTCAAGAGTGTTCCTGGAGTCTGCGTGAGGAATAGCAGTAATGACAATAGTGTGATCACAGTTAACAATAATATCAACATTCCAACAGCATGTATACtatgacagtgtaccccataaggctttggGGGgcgcttatgaatgtatatatgatgtaaatggaatagggttttgctatatatgccatgtaacatatctatgtaaaggttatgatctactggttatgttcatcctagttgtatgcaggtACCATTTGtatgttcaaagttatgaacattggctgtataCTCGCTtgatttctaaggcctggtctacactagcaggttatgtcgaatttagcagcgctaaatcgaattaactctgcacctgtccacacaacaaagctatttagttcgacatagaggtctcctaaattcgacttctgtactcctccccaatgaggggagtagcgctaaattggacatggccatgtcaaattagggtaggtgtggatggaaatcgacactaatagctcctggagctatcccacagtgcaccactctgttgacgctctggacagcaggccgagctcggatgctctgaccagacacacaggaaaagccccgggaaaatttgaattccttttcctgtctgggcagtttgaatctcatttcctgtttggacatcgtggcgagctcagcagcactggcaacgatgcagagctctccagcagagatggccatgcaatctcagaatagaaagagggccccagcatggactgatcgggaagtcttggatctaatcgctgtgtggggcgatgagtccgtgctttcggagctgcgatcgaaaagacggaatgcaaagatctacgagaagatctccaaagccatgacagagagaggatacagccgggatgcaacgcagtgccacatgaaaatcaaggagctgagacaaggctaccagaagaccaaagaggcaaacggatgctccggattccagccgcagacatgccgtttctacgaggcactgcattccatcctaggtgcggccgccaccactactccaccactgaccgtggactctgaggatgggatattgtccacgcccgcttcctctgagatggtagTGGATGGGGAAGataggaaggagatgaggaggacgaggcagtcgacagcgcttacaatgctgatttcccagacagccaggatctcttcatcaccctcacagagatcccataccaaccgtccccaggcgttagcccggacccagaatcaggggaaggattaGCTGGTAAGTGGtctaaacatgtaaacatttattttgaaaagaatattaatattaactgtggctttttcatgattagattgtcctaggcacttaaagttctagtctttggcagtgcaactgctgcaaaaaaatctaacaatgtccggtatatcttgattggtttgccctaggcgctctactgtttagcccttgccagtgcagctacagtaaaattcggtcaatatgtccagggatagagcagaaatcctcaggggacatctccatgaagctctcctggaggtaattggaaaacCTTTGTacgaggttccttgggagagcggccttgttgtgtcctccgtagtatgaaacgtttccgcgccaggctaccaTCAAGTACTCCAGTATCATTtccttgcacagcatggcggcatacggccctggtctttgcaggctttcccgaagcatgcgttctttgtcgctgtctgaaatacgca from Malaclemys terrapin pileata isolate rMalTer1 chromosome 12, rMalTer1.hap1, whole genome shotgun sequence includes the following:
- the LOC128845894 gene encoding olfactory receptor 4N2-like; its protein translation is MEHGNLTRVTEFMLLGLPQAHKLQLFLFFLFLLFYIVILPGNVLIILTIRSDPHLGSPMYFLLANLAFLDICYCSVTPPKMLVDFFSRHKAISYRGCMAQIFFIHFLGAAEIFLLMIMAYDRYVAICKPLHYASIVSRGVCCALVGAAWMGGFMHSIVQVALTIRLPFCGPNELDNFFCDVPQVIKLACTDTYVMEMLMFSNSGLVTLVCFVLLLISYTILLVKLRIQSLCKKNKAASTCVTHIIVVIIMFVPALYIYARPFRSFPQDKVVSVFHTVVFPLLNPMIYTLRNKEIICSMKRLMIRYSYWGGK